A portion of the Gasterosteus aculeatus chromosome 12, fGasAcu3.hap1.1, whole genome shotgun sequence genome contains these proteins:
- the slc6a2 gene encoding sodium-dependent noradrenaline transporter: MNIQVVPEHRLSSVAPLNRCNVDKKEVELILVKDQNGVQYTSSSIIPTPGHPAGPPGCTDEERETWGKKIDFLLSVIGFAVDLANVWRFPYLCYKNGGGAFLIPYILFLVIAGMPLFYMELALGQYNREGAATVWKICPVFKGVGYTVIIIALYVGFYYNVIIAWSLYYLFSSMTNELPWLKCGNAWNSENCTDPKLVNGSVIGNGTTYAKYKITPSAEYYERGVLHLHQSRGINDLGLPRWELTLCLVVVVFILYFSLWKGVKSSGKVVYITATMPYVVLFVLLIRGITLPGSMDGIRAYLHIDFKRLNNLEVWIDAATQIFYSLGAGFGVLIAFASYNKFDNNCYRDALLTSTVNCITSFFSGFAIFSVLGYMAYKHGVKIEDVATEGAGLVFIIYPEAISTLPGSTFWAIVFFIMLLTLGIDSSMGGMEAVITGLSDDFKILKRNRKLFTFATAFGTFLVALFCITNGGIYVLTLLDKYAAGTSILFAVLFEAIGVSWFYGVDRFSEDIERMMGFKPGLYWRLCWKFVSPAFLLFVVIASAVTSSGLKYDDYVFPNWANVVGWCVAMSSMLFVPCYAIYKFCSVKGTFKQRIAYCITPEHEHHLVAEGNIRQFTLKHWLAI, translated from the exons ATGAATATCCAGGTTGTGCCAGAACACAGGCTCTCGTCGGTGGCCCCGCTGAACCGGTGCAATGTGGATAAAAAAGAGGTAGAACTGATACTGGTGAAGGACCAGAATGGCGTCCAGTACACCAGTTCCTCCATCATCCCCACCCCTGGCCACCCCGCAGGTCCTCCCGGGTGCACCGATGAAGAGCGCGAGACTTGGGGAAAGAAAATTGACTTTCTTCTGTCGGTTATTGGCTTTGCAGTAGACCTGGCCAATGTTTGGAGATTCCCTTACTTGTGCTACAAAAACGGAGGAG GTGCCTTTTTGATCCCGTACATTCTTTTCCTGGTCATTGCGGGGATGCCGTTATTCTACATGGAGCTCGCCTTGGGTCAGTACAACAGGGAGGGGGCAGCCACAGTTTGGAAAATATGCCCCGTCTTTAAAG GTGTCGGCTACACTGTGATCATCATAGCCCTGTACGTCGGTTTCTACTACAACGTCATCATTGCCTGGTCCCTCTACTACCTGTTCTCCTCCATGACCAATGAGCTGCCGTGGCTCAAATGCGGCAACGCCTGGAACAGCGAGAACTGCACCGACCCCAAATTGGTCAACGGCTCTGTCATCGGCAACGGAACTACTTACGCCAAGTACAAGATCACCCCGTCAGCGGAGTACTATGA ACGGGGTGTCCTGCACCTCCATCAGAGTCGGGGCATCAATGACCTCGGCCTGCCTCGCTGGGAGCTGACCTTGTGTCTCGTGGTGGTGGTCTTCATCCTCTACTTCAGCCTGTGGAAAGGTGTCAAGTCTTCGGGGAAG GTGGTGTACATCACGGCCACCATGCCGTATGTGGTCCTTTTCGTTTTGCTGATCAGAGGTATAACTCTACCTGGGTCAATGGACGGCATCAGGGCCTACCTCCACATTGACTTCAAGCGCCTCAATAATCTGGAG GTGTGGATTGACGCTGCCACACAGATATTCTACTCCCTGGGAGCAGGATTTGGGGTGCTCATTGCTTTCGCCAGTTATAACAAATTTGACAACAACTGCTACAG gGACGCTCTCCTGACTAGCACAGTGAACTGCATCACCAGTTTCTTCTCAGGGTTTGCCATCTTCTCTGTGCTTGGATATATGGCTTACAAACATGGGGTGAAAATAGAAGACGTGGCAACAGAGG GGGCAGGATTGGTATTCATCATCTACCCGGAGGCAATTTCTACACTCCCTGGTTCAACATTTTGGGCTATTGTCTTCTTCATCATGTTGCTGACTCTGGGCATCGACAGCTCG ATGGGCGGCATGGAGGCGGTCATCACAGGCCTTTCAGATGACTTTAAGATCCTCAAGAGAAACAGGAAGCTCTTCACCTTTGCCACAGCCTTTGGAACTTTCCTGGTTGCCCTCTTCTGCATCACGAAT GGGGGCATCTATGTGCTGACCCTGTTGGATAAATATGCAGCAGGAACTTCCATATTATTTGCTGTCTTGTTCGAGGCCATTGGAGTGTCATGGTTTTATG GCGTGGACCGCTTCAGCGAAGATATCGAGCGAATGATGGGCTTCAAACCAGGTCTCTACTGGAGGCTGTGCTGGAAATTTGTCAGCCCAGCTTTTCTGCTG TTTGTTGTAATAGCCAGTGCTGTGACGTCGTCAGGCCTGAAGTATGATGACTACGTCTTCCCTAACTGGGCGAACGTAGTTGGTTGGTGTGTGGCCATGTCCTCTATGCTGTTCGTCCCCTGTTATGCCATATATAAATTCTGCAGCGTAAAGGGAACATTCAAAcag aGGATAGCCTATTGCATCACTCCAGAACATGAACATCATTTGGTGGCTGAGGGAAATATACGGCAGTTCACA CTCAAGCATTGGTTGGCCATTTGA